In Cellvibrio polysaccharolyticus, a genomic segment contains:
- a CDS encoding MerR family transcriptional regulator: MLEPSHNDELPVIPGKRYFTIGEVSELCAVKPHVLRYWEQEFPQLKPVKRRGNRRYYQRQDVMTIRQIRSLLYDQGFTIGGARLQMSNENTVDDGGKLDQMLHQMIGELEQLLELLDSK; this comes from the coding sequence ATGCTGGAACCAAGCCATAATGACGAATTGCCGGTTATTCCGGGAAAGCGCTATTTCACAATTGGTGAGGTGAGCGAACTGTGTGCGGTAAAGCCGCACGTGTTGCGCTACTGGGAGCAGGAATTTCCGCAGTTAAAACCCGTCAAACGCCGCGGTAATCGCCGTTATTATCAGCGTCAGGATGTAATGACCATCCGTCAAATCCGTTCCTTGCTTTACGATCAGGGTTTCACCATTGGTGGGGCTCGTTTGCAAATGAGCAATGAAAATACCGTGGATGATGGCGGCAAGCTGGATCAAATGCTGCACCAGATGATTGGTGAGCTGGAGCAACTGCTGGAGTTGCTCGACAGCAAATAA
- a CDS encoding HPF/RaiA family ribosome-associated protein translates to MKPAVDVIYRDLDSSAALNEVINKKVEKLTRFNDQIVYSRVILDSPHNHKHKGKQFRASIELDIQGKPLAITQDDESIHIAVREAFLTAERQIKKVTAKRRSNRLTH, encoded by the coding sequence ATGAAGCCTGCAGTCGACGTTATTTATCGTGATCTGGACTCGTCCGCCGCACTCAATGAAGTTATTAACAAAAAGGTAGAGAAGCTAACCCGCTTTAATGACCAGATTGTTTACAGCCGGGTGATACTTGACTCTCCTCACAACCACAAACACAAAGGCAAGCAATTCCGCGCTTCCATTGAGTTGGATATACAAGGCAAACCCCTGGCTATTACCCAGGATGACGAATCGATCCATATTGCCGTCAGAGAAGCATTCCTTACCGCCGAGCGACAGATTAAAAAGGTAACCGCGAAACGCAGAAGCAATCGCCTCACCCACTAA
- a CDS encoding SapC family protein — protein sequence MTKQLMIYDNIQPLSDKHLGWSVNVQNFNFVKEQNSVPLLATEIPFAASEYPVIFSATSTPGEYLPLAVLGLKAGQNLFVDGNGRSEFRYVPAFIRRYPFVLAGDPGAETLAVCVDEDSEAVHKDGSSGKRLFEEGGEQTQHLKDVIEFLKDYQFRAEMTKSFCARLHELDLLEPMQANITFKDHEESNLNLTGFFVVKREKLKAISDEAALELFKKDGLELIYAHLQSLNNLNSLITKMSERLAQDKKGA from the coding sequence GTGACTAAACAATTAATGATTTACGACAACATCCAGCCACTGTCTGACAAGCACCTGGGTTGGTCTGTTAATGTACAAAATTTCAACTTTGTAAAAGAGCAGAATTCTGTGCCTTTGCTGGCGACAGAAATTCCATTTGCCGCTTCTGAATATCCGGTTATTTTTTCCGCTACCTCAACGCCCGGTGAATACCTGCCGCTGGCTGTGCTGGGTTTGAAAGCTGGCCAGAATTTGTTTGTTGACGGCAATGGCCGTTCCGAATTTCGTTATGTTCCTGCATTTATTCGTCGCTATCCGTTCGTGCTGGCCGGTGACCCGGGTGCAGAAACGCTGGCAGTGTGTGTTGATGAAGACAGCGAAGCGGTTCACAAAGACGGTTCAAGCGGCAAGCGCCTGTTTGAAGAAGGTGGCGAACAAACCCAGCACCTGAAAGACGTTATTGAATTCCTGAAGGACTATCAGTTCCGCGCCGAGATGACCAAATCTTTCTGCGCCCGTTTGCATGAGCTGGATCTGCTTGAGCCAATGCAAGCCAACATCACTTTCAAAGATCATGAAGAATCCAATCTGAATCTGACCGGTTTCTTCGTGGTGAAGCGTGAAAAACTGAAAGCAATTTCTGATGAAGCTGCATTGGAATTATTCAAGAAAGATGGTCTTGAATTAATTTATGCACACTTGCAATCACTGAATAATTTGAATTCACTGATTACAAAAATGTCCGAGCGTTTGGCTCAGGATAAAAAAGGCGCGTAA